The following are from one region of the Mannheimia granulomatis genome:
- a CDS encoding flippase codes for MKAVKDSVIYLIGELASKSIPFLLLPYFSRKLGVEGYGELSYYQTFSALFVIFIGLSQEGAVARYFYFYGKRSLNLVLTTGYLYTLFMSCLILLGCWYFKAEMIAYVAIGAMFQSFLNVQLSVRQCQKQAMAYTTVQLMSAVSSAVITVAMMEYFKTDLVEKRILAILFSNVLVFTIAYLLYANKAKNKKFSFARYKTALFYVLGFGLPLILHHSSMFLKGQLDRIFIYHKFSEADLGLYAMGAQIAMILAIVVQALNKATLPYFYEALKQKRINVSHIHKWAFYALFIVPIPALVMWLIPEELVVWILGSQFIGTKYYIMLFLVATMLVVPYLILVNYLFFYGKNKLISLCSILSTVFYLVSLFALTFTQIAYIPFASIIGAVSIIPILYVMTAKVGKTV; via the coding sequence ATGAAAGCAGTTAAAGACAGCGTTATTTACTTAATTGGGGAATTGGCTTCTAAGTCAATTCCTTTCTTACTCTTACCTTATTTTTCCCGAAAATTAGGAGTAGAGGGTTATGGTGAACTTTCTTATTACCAGACCTTCTCCGCCTTATTTGTCATTTTTATCGGCTTAAGCCAAGAAGGGGCGGTTGCCCGTTATTTTTATTTCTATGGTAAACGCTCGCTAAATTTGGTACTGACGACAGGCTATTTATATACGCTTTTTATGAGCTGTTTGATTTTACTGGGGTGCTGGTATTTTAAGGCGGAAATGATCGCTTATGTAGCAATCGGTGCGATGTTTCAGTCGTTTTTAAATGTACAGTTAAGTGTTCGACAGTGCCAAAAACAGGCGATGGCTTATACGACGGTTCAATTAATGTCAGCTGTTTCTTCTGCTGTTATTACTGTTGCGATGATGGAATATTTCAAAACTGATCTGGTGGAAAAACGCATTTTAGCGATTCTTTTCAGTAATGTGTTGGTTTTTACCATCGCTTATTTATTGTATGCAAACAAGGCAAAAAATAAGAAATTTAGCTTTGCTCGCTATAAAACAGCATTGTTTTATGTACTTGGATTTGGTTTACCGCTGATTTTGCACCATTCCAGTATGTTCTTAAAAGGGCAGTTAGATCGTATTTTTATCTACCATAAATTTAGCGAAGCCGATTTAGGTTTATATGCAATGGGAGCACAAATTGCTATGATATTAGCGATTGTGGTCCAAGCTTTAAATAAAGCTACGCTACCTTATTTTTATGAAGCTTTAAAACAGAAAAGAATTAATGTCAGCCATATTCATAAATGGGCATTTTATGCCTTATTTATCGTACCGATTCCGGCTTTGGTGATGTGGTTGATTCCCGAAGAGCTTGTGGTTTGGATTCTAGGTTCACAATTTATCGGTACGAAATATTATATAATGCTGTTTTTAGTCGCAACCATGCTTGTTGTACCTTATCTTATTTTAGTAAACTATCTTTTCTTTTATGGCAAAAATAAGCTGATTTCGTTATGTTCGATTTTATCGACAGTCTTTTACTTAGTAAGCTTATTTGCGCTGACTTTTACTCAAATAGCCTATATTCCTTTTGCCAGCATTATTGGTGCAGTGAGTATTATCCCAATTCTGTATGTGATGACGGCAAAAGTAGGAAAAACAGTATGA
- a CDS encoding glycosyltransferase family 52 — protein sequence MNLIICCTPLQVLIAEKIIEMHPNDEFFGVMLSTVKNTKFDFYQSRLEKKCSQFFAMQQHSERLQLLKEIVYLKWTFIGKKFDKVFVANINELEIQFILSAIRFNQLNTFDDGTANIVPQSLFYKEDNVGLNRKLINTFLGNKYSLDKLKALSVAHYTIYRDFPNIISNTVYVDLIEAHDIKDVSPENDKIVNVLLGQPIFEREDEKNITLAEKVINTFDIDLYLPHPRETYRLSNVEYINTNLVLEDYIFQEFSQKKCRVYTYFSSAVINILNKSPNIEVVALRVETDNPAYLASYDLLEKLGIQIIDIRE from the coding sequence ATGAATTTAATTATTTGCTGCACACCTTTGCAGGTACTAATTGCGGAAAAAATTATTGAAATGCACCCTAATGATGAATTTTTTGGGGTAATGCTTTCCACTGTTAAAAATACAAAATTTGATTTCTACCAATCAAGGTTGGAGAAAAAATGTAGTCAATTTTTTGCGATGCAACAACATAGTGAACGCTTGCAATTATTAAAAGAAATTGTTTATTTAAAATGGACCTTTATCGGTAAAAAATTTGATAAAGTTTTTGTTGCAAATATTAACGAGCTGGAAATTCAGTTTATATTAAGTGCCATTCGATTTAATCAACTTAATACCTTTGATGACGGCACTGCAAATATTGTGCCACAGAGTCTTTTTTATAAAGAAGATAATGTAGGCTTAAACCGTAAATTGATTAATACTTTTTTAGGTAATAAATATAGTTTAGATAAACTCAAAGCGTTATCTGTAGCACACTATACTATTTATCGTGATTTTCCGAATATTATCAGCAATACTGTTTATGTGGATTTAATTGAAGCGCATGATATAAAGGATGTGTCGCCGGAAAATGATAAAATAGTAAATGTCTTATTAGGGCAGCCGATTTTTGAGCGTGAAGATGAAAAAAATATTACTTTGGCTGAAAAAGTGATTAATACTTTTGATATTGATCTTTATCTGCCTCACCCAAGAGAAACATATAGATTATCGAATGTAGAGTACATCAATACAAATTTAGTTTTGGAAGATTATATTTTCCAAGAATTTAGTCAGAAAAAATGTCGCGTTTATACCTATTTCAGTAGTGCTGTGATTAATATTTTAAACAAAAGTCCGAATATTGAAGTGGTTGCATTAAGAGTGGAAACAGATAATCCTGCCTACCTTGCCAGTTATGATTTGTTAGAAAAGTTGGGCATTCAGATTATTGATATTAGAGAATAA
- a CDS encoding glycosyltransferase family 25 protein — protein sequence MKKYLISLEKDVKRRELFFSQPDTADFQIFNAINTMSAEWLQLNERFNLEKFEQHYGRKTTKGEIGCTLSHLSVYQLIAEDDSIQNNDYCLVCEDDALFAADFQQNLNLLLAQNLNADIVLVGQSKIPSFDDSELEINYPSTFGFLQKTVPNTPYKYAYPYRNYFAGTVAYLIKKSTACQFLNQARAERPYWLADDFILFGSKFKVDTLIIRPLMVIENPVLISNLEDLRGSLNNNLWKKSLKYPLKKVLAIQRNLSQLK from the coding sequence ATGAAGAAATATTTAATTTCATTAGAGAAAGATGTAAAACGCCGAGAACTGTTTTTTTCTCAGCCGGATACAGCAGATTTTCAAATTTTCAACGCCATTAATACGATGAGTGCAGAGTGGCTTCAGCTAAATGAACGTTTTAATTTAGAAAAATTTGAACAACATTATGGGCGAAAAACCACTAAAGGCGAGATTGGTTGTACACTAAGCCATTTAAGTGTTTACCAGTTGATTGCAGAAGATGATTCCATTCAGAATAATGATTATTGCCTTGTATGCGAGGATGATGCTTTATTTGCTGCAGATTTCCAACAAAACCTGAATTTACTTCTTGCTCAAAATCTAAATGCCGATATTGTATTGGTAGGGCAATCTAAAATCCCAAGCTTTGATGATAGCGAACTGGAAATCAATTACCCTTCTACCTTTGGCTTTTTGCAAAAAACAGTTCCGAATACGCCATATAAATATGCCTATCCGTATCGTAATTATTTTGCCGGCACAGTTGCATATTTAATTAAAAAATCGACCGCTTGTCAGTTCTTAAACCAAGCCAGAGCGGAGCGTCCTTATTGGTTGGCAGACGACTTTATTTTATTTGGTAGTAAATTTAAGGTGGATACTTTAATTATTCGCCCATTGATGGTAATCGAAAATCCGGTTCTAATCAGTAATTTGGAAGATTTGCGTGGTTCACTTAATAATAATTTATGGAAGAAATCACTCAAATATCCTCTAAAAAAGGTCTTGGCGATACAACGCAATTTATCCCAATTAAAATAG
- a CDS encoding glycosyltransferase family 2 protein gives MFSIIVPSYNRNAEIKVLLESLKQQTVYNFEVIIVDDYSQTAVEVNDDYPFEVKVIRNNPNVGAAQSRNVGANYASREWLLFLDDDDRFMPEKCERLEEAIRQNPQANFIYHPAKCEMVNEGFTYVTKPFKERSELTKENILKANKIGGMPMIGLKKALFCKVGGLSDRLRSLEDYDFLLKLLEEPSFEPLYVDEPLTYCTFHTKRSSVSTDTSNTQKAIDYIQQTYIKTPEQAENFKLNSLYILSYPHVMNLSRSAAKYYIEMFKQTKNIKQLIIAVAILISPKLAINLKRFI, from the coding sequence ATGTTTAGTATTATTGTGCCATCTTATAACCGCAATGCTGAAATTAAGGTGTTGCTGGAGAGTTTAAAACAGCAAACGGTGTATAATTTTGAAGTGATTATTGTTGATGATTATTCACAAACGGCGGTTGAAGTGAATGATGATTATCCGTTTGAGGTCAAAGTGATCCGCAATAACCCGAATGTGGGGGCGGCTCAAAGCCGTAATGTGGGGGCAAATTACGCTAGTCGAGAGTGGTTATTGTTTTTGGATGATGATGATCGTTTTATGCCTGAAAAATGTGAGCGATTGGAAGAGGCGATTCGCCAAAACCCGCAGGCGAATTTTATTTACCACCCGGCAAAATGTGAAATGGTGAATGAAGGTTTTACCTATGTTACCAAGCCATTCAAAGAGCGTAGCGAGCTGACCAAAGAGAATATTCTCAAAGCCAACAAAATTGGTGGTATGCCGATGATTGGTTTAAAGAAAGCGTTATTTTGCAAAGTTGGCGGATTATCTGACCGCTTGCGTTCGTTGGAAGATTACGATTTCCTATTGAAGTTGTTGGAGGAGCCAAGTTTTGAGCCGCTTTATGTGGATGAGCCTCTCACTTATTGCACCTTCCACACCAAACGTTCCAGCGTTTCAACGGATACTAGCAATACACAAAAGGCGATTGACTATATTCAGCAAACTTATATTAAAACGCCAGAACAAGCTGAGAATTTTAAGCTCAATTCACTGTATATTTTAAGCTATCCACACGTGATGAATTTATCGCGTAGTGCGGCAAAATATTATATAGAAATGTTTAAACAGACAAAAAATATCAAGCAGCTGATTATTGCGGTTGCGATTTTGATTTCGCCGAAATTGGCGATTAATTTAAAAAGGTTTATCTAA
- a CDS encoding glycosyltransferase family 2 protein: MKFSVLMSLYIKEQPQYLRECFDSLKAQTLPADEIVLCFDGAVTSELEAIVEEYSDILPIKAVKFPQNRGLGKTLNDGLTYCSNEWVFRMDTDDICVPERFEKQVAFIEKYPETVIFGGQIAEFGQNIKDIVAYRNVPTSADEIVKFTRLRCPFNHMTVAYQKSKVLEVGGYQDLQEDYYLWIKLIAQFKQVANLPDLLVYARVGNGMVGRRRGMAQAEAEWRLYKLKNKCKIHDPISGFSVFLMRAIPRLLPLSALKAVYGLLRK, from the coding sequence ATGAAATTTTCTGTTTTAATGTCCTTATACATTAAAGAACAACCTCAATATTTGAGGGAGTGTTTTGACAGTCTGAAAGCTCAAACTCTGCCTGCTGATGAAATCGTCCTCTGTTTTGACGGTGCCGTTACCTCAGAGCTTGAAGCGATTGTGGAGGAATATAGTGATATTTTGCCGATAAAAGCGGTGAAATTCCCACAAAATCGCGGTTTGGGTAAAACCTTGAATGATGGTTTAACTTATTGCTCAAATGAATGGGTTTTCCGTATGGATACGGACGATATTTGTGTGCCTGAACGGTTTGAAAAACAAGTAGCGTTTATTGAGAAGTATCCTGAAACTGTGATTTTCGGCGGGCAAATTGCCGAATTTGGACAAAATATTAAAGATATTGTGGCTTATCGCAATGTACCGACTTCTGCCGATGAAATTGTGAAATTCACCCGCTTGCGTTGTCCGTTTAACCACATGACGGTAGCTTACCAAAAATCTAAAGTATTAGAGGTTGGGGGCTATCAAGATTTGCAAGAAGATTACTATCTATGGATTAAACTGATTGCGCAATTTAAACAAGTGGCAAATTTGCCGGATTTATTGGTTTATGCCCGTGTTGGTAACGGAATGGTTGGCAGACGACGTGGCATGGCACAAGCAGAAGCAGAATGGCGTTTATATAAATTGAAAAATAAATGTAAAATCCACGACCCAATTTCAGGGTTTTCGGTGTTCTTAATGCGTGCAATTCCAAGATTATTACCACTTTCTGCATTAAAAGCGGTATATGGCTTATTAAGAAAATAA
- the msrA gene encoding peptide-methionine (S)-S-oxide reductase MsrA — protein sequence MQNIREIYLAGGCFWGAESFMQRINGVIKAQSGYANGNTDNPSYQDVCSGSGHAEVVKVTYNADKISLAKLLNYFFQVIDPISINQQGHDVGIQYRTGIYYVDPQDIPVINQALAELQTHFDKPLAVENEMLEQYFPAEEYHQEYLVKNPNGYCHIDIQLMNEILKNQ from the coding sequence ATGCAAAACATTCGTGAAATTTATTTAGCCGGTGGCTGTTTCTGGGGCGCAGAGTCTTTTATGCAACGCATCAACGGAGTGATTAAAGCTCAGTCAGGCTATGCCAATGGCAATACTGATAACCCAAGCTACCAAGATGTCTGCTCCGGCAGTGGTCATGCTGAAGTAGTTAAAGTTACTTACAATGCCGATAAAATCAGCCTTGCCAAATTATTAAATTATTTCTTTCAAGTAATTGATCCGATTAGCATTAACCAGCAAGGTCATGATGTAGGTATCCAATACCGTACAGGTATTTATTATGTTGATCCACAAGATATTCCAGTGATCAACCAAGCGCTTGCCGAACTACAAACACATTTTGACAAGCCTCTTGCGGTTGAAAATGAAATGTTGGAACAATATTTTCCGGCAGAAGAATACCACCAAGAATATTTGGTGAAAAATCCGAATGGATACTGCCATATTGATATCCAGCTAATGAATGAAATCTTAAAAAATCAGTAA
- a CDS encoding NupC/NupG family nucleoside CNT transporter, which produces MGTLNSLLGIVVLLLIAFLFSNNKRAISMRAVLGALALQIAIGALVLYVPAGRDALNAIANGVSKVISYGNEGISFLFSGLVSDKMFEVFGGGGFIFAFRVLPVIVFFSALISLLYYIGVMQWVIRILGGTLQKVLGTSKAESMSAAANIFVGQTEAPLVVKPYISKMTESELFAIMAGGLASIAGSVMAGYAGMGVPLTYLIAASFMAAPAGLLFAKIMVPQTEKFSDDLESVDLEKPANVLDAVASGASSGMQLAFNVGAMLIAFVALIALINGILGGIGGWFGYETLSLGQIFGWVFKPLAWVIGVPWEESEIAGQMIGLKLAVNEFVGYVEFSKYLAPESTVQLSEKTVAIITFALCGFANVSSIAVLIGGIGAMAPNRRADIARLGIKAVIAGSLANLMSATIAGLFIGLGGAVL; this is translated from the coding sequence ATGGGTACGCTTAACAGCCTTTTAGGCATAGTTGTTTTACTGTTGATCGCATTTTTATTTTCAAATAATAAACGTGCGATTAGTATGCGAGCAGTATTGGGTGCATTAGCATTGCAAATTGCTATTGGTGCATTAGTGCTTTATGTGCCTGCAGGTCGTGATGCATTAAATGCGATTGCAAATGGAGTTTCGAAAGTCATTTCTTATGGAAATGAGGGGATCTCATTTTTATTCAGTGGCTTAGTGAGTGATAAAATGTTTGAAGTATTTGGTGGTGGCGGTTTCATTTTCGCCTTCCGCGTACTTCCGGTTATTGTATTCTTCTCAGCATTAATTTCACTTCTTTACTATATCGGTGTAATGCAATGGGTGATTCGTATTTTAGGTGGTACTTTACAAAAAGTATTAGGTACATCGAAAGCCGAATCCATGTCTGCAGCCGCGAATATCTTTGTAGGCCAAACCGAAGCCCCGCTTGTGGTAAAACCTTATATCAGTAAAATGACAGAGTCTGAATTATTTGCCATTATGGCTGGTGGTTTAGCATCTATTGCCGGTTCTGTAATGGCAGGCTATGCAGGAATGGGCGTACCATTAACCTATTTGATTGCAGCATCCTTTATGGCTGCTCCGGCAGGTTTACTTTTTGCTAAGATTATGGTGCCACAAACAGAAAAATTCAGTGATGATTTGGAAAGTGTGGATTTAGAAAAACCGGCAAATGTTTTAGATGCTGTTGCATCTGGCGCATCATCAGGTATGCAATTGGCATTTAACGTAGGTGCAATGTTAATTGCTTTTGTTGCGTTGATTGCTTTAATCAATGGTATTTTAGGTGGTATTGGTGGCTGGTTTGGTTATGAAACCTTAAGTCTAGGTCAGATTTTTGGCTGGGTGTTCAAACCACTAGCTTGGGTAATCGGTGTACCATGGGAAGAATCTGAAATTGCAGGTCAGATGATCGGCTTGAAATTAGCTGTGAATGAATTTGTGGGCTATGTTGAATTTTCTAAATACTTAGCTCCAGAATCTACAGTTCAATTGAGCGAAAAAACAGTGGCGATTATCACTTTTGCACTTTGTGGTTTTGCTAATGTAAGTTCAATTGCCGTGTTAATCGGCGGTATTGGTGCAATGGCTCCAAACCGTCGTGCAGACATTGCACGTTTAGGCATTAAAGCTGTTATCGCCGGCTCATTAGCTAACTTAATGAGCGCAACAATCGCAGGGTTGTTTATCGGCTTAGGCGGAGCGGTATTATAA
- the deoC gene encoding deoxyribose-phosphate aldolase codes for MMLKDSAKLSLSLMDLTTLNDNDTDEKVVSLCQQAKTLFGTPAAVCVYPRFVPIARKALKAEGIEQVRIATVTNFPHGNDDIEIAVTETKAAIAYGADEVDVVFPYKALMAGEETIGFELVKQCKAVCAENNVLLKVIIETGELQTTELIRKASEISIQAGADFIKTSTGKVAVNATLEAARIMLETIRDLGVAERVGFKAAGGVKTTEEAAQYLELAGSILGKDWINASHFRFGASSLLANLLATLNNEQQQSVQGY; via the coding sequence ATGATGTTAAAAGATTCGGCAAAACTTTCTTTGTCTTTAATGGATCTAACGACCCTAAATGACAATGATACAGATGAAAAAGTTGTTTCACTCTGTCAACAGGCTAAAACTTTATTTGGTACGCCTGCAGCGGTTTGCGTTTATCCTCGTTTTGTGCCTATTGCACGTAAAGCATTAAAAGCAGAAGGTATTGAGCAAGTTAGAATTGCAACGGTAACAAATTTCCCTCATGGTAACGATGATATTGAAATTGCCGTAACTGAAACCAAAGCGGCTATCGCTTACGGTGCAGATGAGGTTGATGTTGTTTTTCCTTATAAAGCTTTAATGGCCGGAGAGGAAACCATTGGTTTTGAATTAGTTAAGCAATGTAAAGCAGTCTGTGCAGAAAATAACGTTTTACTCAAAGTTATTATTGAAACCGGTGAGCTACAAACCACAGAGCTGATTCGCAAAGCGAGCGAAATTTCAATTCAAGCGGGGGCTGATTTTATCAAAACCTCAACAGGTAAGGTGGCGGTTAATGCTACATTAGAAGCTGCTCGCATCATGTTGGAAACAATTCGTGATTTAGGCGTAGCAGAACGTGTTGGCTTTAAAGCTGCAGGTGGTGTAAAAACGACTGAAGAGGCCGCTCAATATTTAGAATTAGCGGGTTCCATTTTAGGGAAAGATTGGATCAACGCTTCACATTTTCGTTTTGGTGCTTCAAGTTTACTTGCTAATTTATTGGCAACTTTAAATAATGAGCAGCAACAGTCTGTTCAAGGTTATTAA
- the deoD gene encoding purine-nucleoside phosphorylase has product MATPHINAPEGAFADVVIMPGDPLRAKYIAETFLEDAKEVTNVRNMLGYTGTYKGRRISVMGHGMGIPSCSIYTKELITEYGVKKIIRVGSCGAVRNDVHVRDVIIGTGACTDSKVNRIRFRDHDFAAIADFDMALAAHQAAKQKGLNVLVGNLFSADLFYSPDVEMFDVMEKYGILGVEMEAAGIYGVAAEFGAKALAICTVSDHIRTGEQTTSEERQLTFNDMIEIALESVLIGDKM; this is encoded by the coding sequence ATGGCAACTCCACATATTAATGCACCAGAAGGTGCTTTCGCAGACGTTGTAATTATGCCGGGTGACCCGCTTCGTGCGAAATATATTGCAGAAACCTTTTTAGAGGATGCAAAAGAAGTAACCAATGTGCGTAATATGCTAGGTTATACCGGCACTTATAAGGGGCGCCGTATTTCGGTTATGGGCCATGGTATGGGGATTCCATCTTGCTCTATCTATACTAAAGAGTTGATCACAGAATATGGTGTGAAAAAAATCATTCGTGTCGGTTCTTGTGGTGCAGTCCGCAATGATGTGCATGTACGTGATGTAATTATTGGAACAGGTGCTTGTACGGATTCTAAAGTAAACCGCATTCGTTTCCGTGATCACGATTTTGCTGCGATCGCAGATTTCGATATGGCACTTGCAGCTCACCAAGCAGCTAAACAAAAAGGCTTAAATGTATTGGTAGGTAATTTATTCTCTGCTGATCTATTCTATTCACCGGATGTTGAGATGTTCGATGTGATGGAAAAATACGGCATTTTAGGTGTTGAAATGGAAGCTGCGGGGATTTATGGCGTTGCAGCTGAATTTGGTGCTAAAGCATTAGCCATTTGTACTGTATCAGACCATATTCGCACAGGTGAGCAGACCACATCAGAAGAGCGTCAATTAACTTTTAATGATATGATTGAAATTGCTTTAGAGTCTGTGCTTATTGGCGATAAGATGTAA
- the argC gene encoding N-acetyl-gamma-glutamyl-phosphate reductase, producing the protein MSKYKIFVDGAVGTTGLRIHERLSEAEDIELLTLPDELRKDLNARLEKVAEADLTFLCLPDEASKELVENAPKNARICDTSTAHRVNPDWIYGFAELSGQREKIKNANRVAVPGCHATGYIALVRPLVEKGVLPVDYPLSCHSLTGYSGGGKSMIADYQNPERLAAFGSPRVYGLALKHKHLPEMQALTLMQNPPIFTPVVADFYSGMLVTVPLPISALQAVKSGEEIANLLVDYYNGNPLISVHPFQDLPEDGMLAANAFSGKDNLEIFVYGNDSQLLLAARFDNLGKGASGAAVQCMNIMLGREEVSGLEI; encoded by the coding sequence ATGAGCAAATACAAAATTTTTGTGGACGGAGCGGTCGGCACAACAGGGCTACGCATTCATGAGCGATTAAGTGAAGCTGAAGATATTGAGCTGTTAACCTTGCCGGACGAACTACGAAAAGATCTGAATGCACGGTTGGAAAAAGTTGCCGAAGCAGATTTAACCTTTCTCTGTCTGCCGGATGAAGCCTCAAAAGAGTTAGTGGAAAATGCACCGAAAAATGCTCGTATTTGCGATACTTCCACCGCACACCGAGTCAACCCTGATTGGATTTATGGTTTTGCCGAATTAAGCGGACAACGAGAAAAAATTAAAAATGCCAACCGCGTTGCAGTGCCGGGCTGCCATGCAACAGGTTATATCGCGTTAGTTCGTCCGTTGGTGGAAAAAGGTGTACTACCTGTTGATTATCCGTTAAGCTGCCATTCCCTCACCGGCTATTCAGGTGGCGGTAAATCTATGATTGCCGATTACCAAAACCCCGAACGCCTAGCAGCGTTTGGTTCTCCACGTGTGTATGGACTCGCCTTAAAACATAAGCATTTGCCGGAAATGCAAGCCTTGACTCTCATGCAAAATCCACCGATTTTCACTCCTGTAGTAGCAGATTTCTATAGTGGAATGCTAGTTACTGTCCCTTTACCGATAAGTGCTTTACAAGCGGTCAAATCCGGCGAGGAAATTGCAAATCTGTTGGTTGATTACTATAACGGCAATCCGTTGATTAGCGTTCATCCTTTCCAAGATTTACCTGAAGACGGAATGCTTGCCGCCAATGCTTTTTCAGGCAAAGACAACCTCGAGATTTTTGTTTACGGCAATGACAGCCAACTTCTCCTCGCTGCTCGTTTTGATAATTTAGGCAAAGGTGCATCAGGAGCTGCGGTGCAATGTATGAATATTATGTTGGGAAGGGAAGAAGTGTCGGGGTTGGAAATTTAA
- the argB gene encoding acetylglutamate kinase, whose translation MDIQEINQFANLLEKSTACLAKWQDKIIVVKYGGNAMINEELKKSVMADILVLNRLGVKVVLVHGGGPEISQGVKLLGKEPQFINGLRVTDSDTINVVLQMLAGKVNKSLVALLKGKGIGLCGIDGAMLQCKKLEAEVDYGFVGDIVKVNPHVIEMALNAGLIPVLSTVGVDENGQAYNINADTAASEIAIALKAAKLVSMTDIAGLLRDRFDESTLIPEVEINEVQGLIEQGIIAGGMIPKIACCTDFINAGGIEANIIDGRIDHAILVELFGGKNGTRFYKKG comes from the coding sequence ATGGATATTCAAGAAATCAACCAATTCGCAAATTTATTAGAAAAATCAACCGCTTGTCTTGCGAAATGGCAGGATAAAATAATCGTGGTGAAATACGGTGGTAATGCGATGATCAACGAAGAACTGAAAAAATCCGTTATGGCGGATATTTTAGTGTTGAATCGCTTAGGCGTGAAAGTGGTGTTGGTGCACGGTGGCGGGCCGGAAATTTCGCAAGGGGTGAAACTGCTCGGCAAAGAGCCTCAGTTTATCAACGGTTTGCGTGTGACTGATAGTGATACCATCAACGTTGTACTGCAAATGTTAGCGGGCAAGGTAAATAAAAGTTTAGTGGCGTTACTCAAAGGTAAAGGAATCGGCTTATGTGGTATTGATGGCGCTATGTTACAATGTAAAAAATTAGAGGCTGAAGTCGATTACGGCTTTGTGGGCGATATCGTGAAAGTAAATCCTCACGTGATTGAAATGGCTCTTAATGCGGGTTTAATTCCTGTGCTTTCAACGGTTGGGGTGGACGAAAACGGGCAAGCCTATAATATCAATGCTGACACTGCTGCCAGCGAAATTGCGATAGCGTTGAAAGCGGCAAAATTAGTTTCAATGACTGATATTGCAGGCTTATTACGAGATCGTTTTGATGAAAGTACCTTAATTCCCGAAGTGGAGATTAATGAGGTACAAGGCTTAATCGAACAAGGCATTATCGCAGGTGGTATGATTCCTAAAATTGCCTGCTGTACCGATTTTATCAATGCGGGCGGCATTGAGGCGAATATTATTGACGGGCGAATTGACCACGCGATTTTAGTAGAACTCTTTGGCGGCAAAAACGGCACGCGTTTTTATAAAAAAGGATAA